In Palaemon carinicauda isolate YSFRI2023 chromosome 32, ASM3689809v2, whole genome shotgun sequence, the genomic stretch AACCTGTTCTGAAGCTTCTCAGTTGCACATGCTTCGTTATTTGCCACTACGGACTGGAAACATTTCTCCTCCCCTTACAAAAGAGACTCGTCGTCCTTATCCTGTGAGCTCTCATGAATCATTCCTTCCTCCATTTCTTGCAGGAGCATACCTCTGGCCATTTCATTATCATCCACGGCCATTTCCTCGTTGAAGTTCATTTCTTGAGTATTGAACGTGTGAGTGTGATGGACTTCTTCATCGAAAGGCCTTGAGATCATGGCTCTCGAAGACATCTCTTCGTCGTCAAGCGTTATCTCCTCCGTCTCCTCTGACTCCGAGTCTGGTCTGTCCGAAGTTTCGCAGTCGCAGCTTCCTGTGCATGATGCTGTCATTGTGCTAGGTCTACTTGGGTTGTCTCCAACATTAGACACATAATCACCATTGTACATTGCAGTATTTGACCTAGGGCTTAAAGCTACACTATCACAAACATGCGAAGCTGCAGATTCATCGAGGTGACTCAAATCTTTCCCTCTACTTTCTATGGCATCTTGAAAAGAATATAATGTATGGGCTTCAGCTGAAGCTGGAGTGTCATCGTTTGATGTACATGGAGTTAAGTTAGTGTCTTCTGGCTCTACTAGTGGGGGTGTTGCATTAATCATCCTAGCTGGACTGCTGACTTTTGGACAAGGATTTGGGGTTGTAGCTCTACTGCTGTTATTACTGGATCTATTATCACGCGACAGACTCAGAATATCGTTGTCTTTGCTCTTACTCGCAATGTGATTACCAGAAGGTCCGGCCAGGGAAACGGAAGTGACTGAGATGGAGGCCAAAGCTGCTGGAGAAGCACCAACCGACGAGATGGTGGTCGTTGACGTAGTGGTGTTGGTGAAAGTTGGGGGACATGCTGTGATGGTATTCGTGAAGGTGGTTGTGCTGTAAGGGGTACTTCCCATAGAAGGTGACCCTAGGTTGTTGCAGATGGCGCTGATAGGGATGACGATACTTGATGTCTGAGTCGTGTTGGAGTAGAACCCCGGAGGAACAGAAGACGCGTTGACGTTCGAAGCTATTGACGTACTAACTAGGGAAGTTGTGGAGATGTTGAAACTTGCAGCAGAAGTAGTCGTGGTAGTTGTGGTGGTGGACGTGGCCGATGTAATGGTGGATTTAGGTGGAGGAGGCCCTTGTGGGAAGAGGGAGTCGTACGATGGCGGAAGATCAGCGGCCTGCCAGGGGGTCATTCTCGGCGTGTGCAAGCACTGGCCAGAGTTACAGACAACACGAACCTGTAACGCGTGATTCATTGTGAATTCATTTTGGAAATGCAACGAATTATGTAATTTTAGAATAACTAGTTGTTTGGAAATGTAAGTGATGATGAAAACTCATTTGGTTATATTCTTAAAAGAGGTAAAACTTCAGAGATGCATTAGAGTTTGgagaacaatgaaaaaataatgaaaaatatactgAGATGTGGAAGCATCAAATGTAGTTTCTTAAGATATCAGACAGTTATGGAATTATAGAATACTCTTGATGAGTCTTACAAAATATTAGTCTCCAGAGGaaacaaattatatattatattacagaaTAGTTCTAGCATTAAGAATCAGGAAACCATAATCGATTCAAGAAAACAGACAgtgtttttttcatgaaatatttgtatAATAAATGAACTTGGAATAACTATTGTCAGAAGAGACTAAGACCTTATTGAATTTATTATGATCCATGCAACTTCTGTAGATACTTAACAATTCAAATACAGTATCTGACAAACTATGAAATAGTTTTGGCAAGTTCTTGGAAAATATATTTGTGCtggaaattataatttctattgaAACACATGCATGTTATATACTGATCCTTCATAACTTCTATTCTAACATTTGAACCTTAAAAGTGTGCCAGTGGTTTTGACATGATGTACCATGCTGTTCACTGCACAATCCCAGAGCCTCTGCAATCTGTCTACTGCCAAACTGTAACAGCATTATTGATGTTGACAAGGCTTTAATATTGTTAAGGTATAGGTTACCCgagttagtattattactagctaagctacaaccgtagtagaaaaagcaggatgctacaagccctagggctccaacagggaaagtaccccagtaaggaaaggaactaagggaataaataaactatatatcagaAGTAGTGCTGTCTACTTAAATGGAATTACCACCTTTACACTAATTGCCGTACCCGAGGGGCCATGCTACGTACCTGTATTGCCATATGGTGAGCCGATGACATGGTGGACGACACCTCGTAAGATTCTGCGTACGAGTTGTGGTCTTGGTGTTGAGGTGGACCTTGCGTCGGAGTAGGCCTTGCCCTTCGCCAGTATAAGACTCCAGCAAGGACCAGCACCACAAGGAGGGCTGCCCCAACCCAGGGTCCCACCATGACGGTGACTAGACCACTTAACATTTCTGAAAAGAAGCAGTTTGGTTGGAACATCACAACTGGGATTCTTTGACCAATCAGCAAAGCAGTTAATTAAGTAGTGGTATTGAATTATTCGTTCTCTCTCAGAATAATGGTTCCTTCTAACCTTTATCTCATATTTCTGCTTCTGAAGAATTTCGTTTCATGAGGTTAAACTTGCAATAGAATTTGAGATCTTGCATTGATTAGCACTGGGTGTCAGAGAGACATGATAATCCAGAATAGTGAGTTAGTAATGCATTATCATATCATATACCTACCATATTTGTTCATTCTTTCTGAGGATTTGGTATACTGAGACATAAACCAATATTCGTTTTAACAAGCATAAGAAATTTCAATCTCTCGGTCATCATTAGCTGTGCAATAGTCTTCAGTCAATATTAGCACCCTGTGTCTTTCAGTTTTATCAAGATGTGAGTTCCCAGTTCCCATATTCTTAAAAGCAAGAAACTGATACTAACATTACCCTCCACACTTACAGTTTACAGTTTACCTAATACCTCAGTTTAGGGATTCCAGCCACCGAGGTAACCTAAACAATCCATCTACCATCGTTTAAATctaggttatatatgagaaggttaAGTTCCCATTCCTTACCATCATTATCGCAATGGATCTCGTCCGTGTTTTCAGGCTGTCCGCAGTTGATGTGTTGGTCGCACCAGAGAGATTTGTGAATGCAGTGATGTTGGTAACCGTGGTAGTCTGTTTTTCCGCAGGATTGGAAGCCTTCCTTGCATCCTCTCTCGCCAACTGGAATGTGTTATTGAGATGAGTGAATTGGTTAGGAAACAAAGAGTAATATCATAGTTTATTGGATGATAGATTGAGGAGGGGGTTAGTTATATAAGCTAATACTTTTCTAGATGACTATGATATTACAAATAttgtttttgtattattatcattactagttaagctacagccctagttggaaatagcaggattctataagcccaagggctttggcaaacagaatagtgtgcttgaatgcACCCTTaagtaagggaactctaacccaagacagtagaagactgtGGCACAGAcactattgcactacccaagactagagaacattagtttgattttggagtgtccttctagaactgtgtatatattaaatatacatgtatTATCCAATGTTCCTTCCATAAATAAATTGATTGTAGGGATACCAATATACTTAATAGTGTGAGTGGAAGCTCTCACAGGTGTATTTTTAGGATAATTGATAGTTATAACTCATATGACTTATATTCTCCTGAATTCAGGATAAGGGCCAACATCTATCCACTCTTGAGTCAGTGCTCTAATATTCTTAGGTGTAATTGTTTCATATATCCAGCTAGACATCATAATGGAAGAAATAGTTTGAGGGAATGCTGGGAAACGTATTCTTGGTAACTTACGCGAGTACTTGTAGGCTGTGACCACGAATGTGAATCCTCTGTAGGATCTCCAAGGCTTTTTCCGCAGGCTGGTGAAATCTCTTGCGCCTATCGACACCTGCACTCGCAGTTCGGACACCTGAGAAAATATTTattgctcatcaaaacaaagttTGTCTAAAAGAAAGACAGAATTGAAGTAAATGTTAATGTCTCAAAAGGTTTGCACTTTCTGCTTTCATTGTtaagttatataaaaaagaaatcgtAAGGGGTAAATGTGTGTCTAATGTGCCCAGATGAAGCCTCTTAGTAATACTCTCTGGTAGTGAATTTTTGTTGTTATCTCATCGGTGATACATCTAAGGTTATAGGCTGTCCCATAGTCAACTTTTTGGGTAAATCGTTGCTGTTTTTCTGTTGCTCTCAGCAGTTCTCTTGCCTTTTATGTGATAGTCATCCAATTTTATATTATGCCCTCTACTTAATTATCTTACTATAGTCCatatcttttatcgaggcagatttgcatcgactcgcagcggtgccccttttagctcggaaaattttcctgatcgctgattggttagaattatctcgtccaaccaatcagcgatcaggaaacttttctgagctaaaagggcaccactgcgagtcggtgcaaatctgcatcgctaaaagaaattgactatagggtaaCCTTCATTTATCAACATCGCCTGGATACATTCCAGTTTTGCATGGACAGATTTCGAGATACTACAGTGACAAACCAATGGCAAACCAGTTATATGACTTTGTACATTTGGTTAACACTGATTGGTTGTACTGGTTAGGTTACCTATTTACTTAGACatcaagaaaaggaaagaaagatcCTCTCTTAGATAACTTTGATGCTAGAAGTGGGACTCTGTACATATGGTCTACACAAATTTGGTGTACTGTCTAGGTTGTATATCTACTTAGACACCAAGATAAGGAAAGATGCTCTCTTAGTTAACTCTGATGTTAGAAGTAGGACTCGTACATATGGTTTACACAGAGAGGGTGTACTATCTAAGTTTTCTGTGTACATAGACACCAAGATATGGAAAGATCCTCTCTCAGATGACTCTGAATTAACTGCATGGCATGAAGATAAACGTTATTTCAGAAACAAACGAATAAATAAACAATCTACTCACCCCACACCTCATGACGCTGCCCATCATGGGGGGATTTGGGCAGTACCCGAAGAGGGCCCTTCGAAATCCAATGTGAGACAACTTATCGACTCCGGAGACAGACCAGGATCCGCACTGCTCGTCTTGAGGAGTCGAGGTGTCGTGAAGAACctggaagaaaaagaggaaaacgttatattctctctctctctctctctctctctctctctctcctctctcggaaTAAGTTATACGAGGTCATAAAAATGTTTAAACgatggaatctccgcggatggactaaaacgtcttcgagacatccaaaatcctagtaactctctctctctctctctctctctctctctctctctctaatagaataagttatacaagatcataaaatctctctaAACAAAATAATTCGCTATACCCAAgtgcaaatggaatctccgcggatggactaaaacgtcttcgagacatccgaaatccttgtaactctctctcgctctctctctctctctctctctcctctctctctctctctctcttaaggagaAATatcttcagactctctctctctctctctctctctctctctctcaggagagatATCTTCAGACTCATATTGGCATCGGAATTGTATTGGAAAATCTTATTCTCTGGTCGTTTGTCTGGTTTATGAAGGGCAATTTGCATTGTTATGCGAGACGTGCCAGATTCCTTTTGAATTTGCGTGTGTGTTTCTTTGGGTTTATGTATGGATATTAGACCGtgtgtacgtgtttatatatactgtattcgtgCACGATTTGAAGtgtatattgtaatatattggatTCGATTATTTTAGCTGTGTTTAATATTTTACGATTTGTGTAAAATTGGAGGTTTCATATAATATCTCAcaagtgtatatataatacacacacacatatatatatatatatatatataatatataatatatatatatatatatatatatattatatatatattatatatatatattatatatatatatagatatatatatatatatatatataattctaggacACAGAATATCTCTAGTTTTAGTCATAATATGATAATAGTTTATTCTTGTTGAAAACAAATAATTACAAGCCTTGACTCGTCTAACCAACTTGATAAGAATACAGATATGCTTTTATTGTACTTTGAAATGTGGGAAAAGTCTTACTATGTCTACAATATGACAAAATAGGATTTATGAGGTCTGATACATGACAAAACATGatgtataaaatctaaaatataacaaaacaagatTCACAAGGTCTAAAATATGACAAAACAAGATGTATAAAGTCTAAAATATGACAAAACAAGATTAATAAAGTCTAAAACATGACAAAACAAGATTTATAAAGTCTATAATATGACAAAACAAGATTCGCAAGGTCTAAGATATAACAAAACAAGATTCACAAGGTCTAAAATATGACAAAACATGGTTTATAAAGTCTAAAACAAGATTCACAAAGTctaaaatataacaaaacaa encodes the following:
- the LOC137625539 gene encoding serine-rich adhesin for platelets-like, with the translated sequence MNLKPPWTPPLFPDTVDIPQVCNDTIYLDEGSKSAAILRLTSKDFYDTTPLNCLITFKAPQHNWSGLTGVLEEVDLRRYEDTADHHLAQNQCVDYIKVLHDTSTPQDEQCGSWSVSGVDKLSHIGFRRALFGYCPNPPMMGSVMRCGVSELRVQVSIGARDFTSLRKKPWRSYRGFTFVVTAYKYSLGERGCKEGFQSCGKTDYHGYQHHCIHKSLWCDQHINCGQPENTDEIHCDNDEMLSGLVTVMVGPWVGAALLVVLVLAGVLYWRRARPTPTQGPPQHQDHNSYAESYEVSSTMSSAHHMAIQVRVVCNSGQCLHTPRMTPWQAADLPPSYDSLFPQGPPPPKSTITSATSTTTTTTTTSAASFNISTTSLVSTSIASNVNASSVPPGFYSNTTQTSSIVIPISAICNNLGSPSMGSTPYSTTTFTNTITACPPTFTNTTTSTTTISSVGASPAALASISVTSVSLAGPSGNHIASKSKDNDILSLSRDNRSSNNSSRATTPNPCPKVSSPARMINATPPLVEPEDTNLTPCTSNDDTPASAEAHTLYSFQDAIESRGKDLSHLDESAASHVCDSVALSPRSNTAMYNGDYVSNVGDNPSRPSTMTASCTGSCDCETSDRPDSESEETEEITLDDEEMSSRAMISRPFDEEVHHTHTFNTQEMNFNEEMAVDDNEMARGMLLQEMEEGMIHESSQDKDDESLL